Proteins encoded together in one Mus pahari chromosome 9, PAHARI_EIJ_v1.1, whole genome shotgun sequence window:
- the Mical1 gene encoding F-actin-monooxygenase MICAL1 isoform X1, producing MASPSSTNPAHDHFETFVQAQLCQDVLSSFQGLCRALGVESGGGLSQYHKIKAQLNYWSAKSLWAKLDKRAGQPVYQQGQACTNTKCLVVGAGPCGLRTAVELALLGARVVLVEKRTKFSRHNVLHLWPFTIHDLRALGAKKFYGRFCTGTLDHISIRQLQLLLLKVALLLGVEIHWGVAFTGLQPPPRKGSGWRAQLQPNPPAQLASYEFDVLISAAGGKFVPEGFTIREMRGKLAIGITANFVNGRTVEETQVPEISGVARIYNQKFFQSLLKATGIDLENIVYYKDDTHYFVMTAKKQCLLRLGVLRQDLSETDQLLGKANVVPEALQRFARAAADFATHGQLGKLEFAQDARGRPDVAAFDFTSMMRAESSARVQEKHGARLLLGLVGDCLVEPFWPLGTGVARGFLAAFDAAWMVKRWAEGAGPLEVLAERESLYQLLSQTSPENMHRNVAQYGLDPATRYPNLNLRAVTPNQVQDLYDVVDKEHTQRKSDEPDARRTATGSAGTEELLHWCQEQTAGFPGVHVTDFSSSWADGLALCALVHHLQPGLLEPSELQGMGALEATAWALRVAEHELGITPVLSAQAVMAGSDPLGLIAYLSHFHSAFKNTSHSSGLASQPPGTPSAILFLGKLQRSLQRTRTKVDEETPSTEEPPDSEPSVPPNIPVPSELQEAGAEELCELCGKHLYILERFCVDGHFFHRVCFCCHTCEATLWPGGYGQHPGDGHFYCLQHLPQEDQKEADNNGSLESQELPPPGDMQPDPSSPVPPETRVSPVPSPSQPARRLIRLSSLERLRLSSLNIIPDSGAEPPPKPPRSCLDLARESLQSSFVGWGVPGPAPEVPEAIEKGEEEEEEEEEEEEGEPLPPLEPNLEQTLMTLAKNPGAMTKYPTWHRTLMRRAKEEEMKRFCKAQAIQRRLNEIEAAMRELEAEGTKLELALRRESRSPEQQKKLWLEQLLQLIQKKNSLVTEEAELMITVQELDLEEKQRQLDHELRGYMNQKVTLKTEADLQSEDQILRKLLEVVNQRDALIQFQEERRLREMPV from the exons ATGGCGTCACCGAGCTCCACCAACCCAGCACATGACCACTTTGAGACCTTTGTGCAGGCACAGCTGTGCCAGGATGTATTGAGTAGCTTTCAGGGGCTCTGTAGAGCCCTGGGAGTGGAGTCTGGTGGGGGATTGTCCCAGTACCACAAGATCAAGGCCCAGCTTAACTACTGGAGTGCCAAGTCACTGTGGGCCAAGTTGGACAAGAGAGCGGGCCAGCCTGTGTACCAGCAAGGCCAGGCCTGTACCAATACCAAG TGTCTCGTGGTAGGTGCTGGGCCTTGCGGACTTCGGACTGCTGTGGAGTTGGCACTGTTAGGTGCCCGAGTGGTGCTTGTGGAGAAGCGCACCAAGTTTTCTAGGCACAATGTGCTCCATCTCTGGCCCTTCACCATCCATGACCTTCGGGCACTTGGGGCCAAGAAGTTCTACGGGCGCTTCTGTACTGGTACCCTGGACCATATCA GCATCCGACAGCTTCAGCTGCTTCTACTGAAGGTGGCCTTACTGTTGGGGGTGGAGATTCACTGGGGCGTGGCATTCACTGgcctccagccccctcccagAAAAG GGAGTGGCTGGCGTGCTCAGCTCCAGCCCAACCCCCCAGCCCAACTGGCCAGCTATGAGTTTGATGTCCTCATCTCGGCTGCAGGAGGCAAATTTGTCCCTGAAG GCTTCACCATACGAGAGATGCGTGGCAAACTGGCCATTGGCATCACAGCCAACTTTGTGAACGGGCGCACGGTGGAGGAGACACAGGTGCCGGAGATCAGTGGTGTAGCTCGGATCTACAACCAAAAATTCTTCCAGAGCCTGCTCAAAGCCACAG GTATTGATCTGGAGAACATTGTGTACTACAAGGATGATACCCACTACTTTGTCATGACAGCCAAGAAGCAGTGCCTACTGAGGCTGGGGGTGCTGCGCCAG GACTTGTCAGAAACTGATCAGCTGCTGGGCAAAGCCAATGTGGTACCGGAGGCTCTGCAGCGCTTTGCCAGAGCAGCTGCTGACTTCGCCACACACGGCCAACTTGGGAAACTAGAGTTTGCTCAGGATGCTCGCGGGCGGCCTGATGTGGCGGCCTTTGACTTCACAAGCATGATGCGGGCAGAGAGTTCCGCTCGTGTCCAAGAAAAGCACGGTGCCCGCCTACTGCTGGGGCTGGTGGGGGACTGCCTAGTGGAG cccttctggcctctgggcactGGAGTGGCCCGAGGCTTCTTGGCAGCCTTCGATGCAGCCTGGATGGTGAAGCGGTGGGCAGAGGGCGCTGGGCCGCTAGAGGTGTTGGCTGAACG TGAGAGCTTGTACCAGCTTCTGTCACAAACATCCCCTGAGAATATGCATCGAAATGTAGCCCAGTATGGGTTGGACCCTGCCACCCGATACCCCAACCTGAACCTCCGGGCTGTAACCCCCAATCAG GTACAGGACCTCTATGATGTGGTGGACAAGGAGCATACTCAGAGGAAGAGTGACGAGCCGGATGCCAGGAGGACAGCCACAG GGTCCGCAGGCACGGAGGAGCTTCTGCACTGGTGCCAGGAGCAGACAGCTGGCTTTCCTGGAGTCCATGTCACTGACTTTTCTTCCTCGTGGGCTGATGGGCTAGCTCTGTGTGCCCTGGTACACCACCTACAGCCTGGCCTGCT GGAACCCTCGGAGCTGCAGGGCATGGGAGCTCTAGAAGCCACTGCTTGGGCACTGAGGGTAGCAGAACATGAGCTGGGCATCACACCAGTGTTGTCTGCACAGGCAGTCATGGCTGGCAGTGACCCACTGGGTCTCATTGCCTACCTCAGCCACTTCCACAGTGCCTTCAAGAACACCAGCCATAGCTCAG GCCTTGCCAGCCAGCCCCCTGGGACCCCCAGTGCTATACTTTTCCTTGGCAAACTCCAGAGGAGCCTACAACGGACCCGGACCAAG GTAGACGAGGAGACTCCGAGCACTGAGGAGCCGCCTGACTCTGAACCCAGTGTGCCTCCAAACATTCCAGTGCCCTCTGAACTCCAGGAG GCTGGGGCAGAGGAGCTGTGTGAACTCTGTGGAAAACACCTCTACATCCTAGAACGCTTCTGTGTGGATGGCCATTTCTTCCACCGGGTCTGCTTCTGCTGCCATACCTGTGAGGCCACATTGTGGCCAGGTGGCTATGGGCAACATCCAGGAGATG GACATTTCTACTGTCTCCAACACCTACCCCAGGAGGACCAAAAGGAGGCTGACAACAATGGAAGTCTGGAGAGCCAG GAGCTCCCTCCGCCAGGAGACATGCAGCCAGACCCCTCCTCTCCTGTACCTCCTGAGACGAGGGTCAGCCCTGTACCCAGCCCCAGCCAGCCTGCACGCCGGCTGATCCGACTTTCCAGTTTAGAACGCCTGCGGCTGTCCTCCCTGAATATCATCCCTGACTCAGGAGCGGAGCCTCCTCCCAAACCCCCACGGAGCTGCTTAGACCTGGCCCGAGAATCCCTGCAGAGCAGCTTTGTGGGCTGGGGTGTGCCAGGCCCCGCACCGGAAG TTCCTGAGGCCatagagaagggggaggaagaggaggaggaggaagaggaagaggaggagggggagccaCTGCCACCTTTGGAGCCCAACTTGGAGCAG ACCCTGATGACCTTGGCCAAGAATCCAGGTGCCATGACTAAGTACCCAACGTGGCATCGAACCCTCATGCGCCGTGCCaaagaggaagagatgaagaggTTTTGCAAGGCCCAG GCCATCCAGCGAAGACTGAACGAGATTGAGGCCGCTATGCGGGAGCTGGAGGCCGAAGGCACGAAGCTGGAGCTGGCCTTGAGGAGAGAGAGTC GCTCTCCAGAACAGCAGAAGAAACTCTGGCTGGAGCAGCTGCTACAGCTCATTCAGAAGAAGAACAGCCTAGTGACCGAAGAGGCCGAGCTCATGATCAC GGTGCAGGAGTTGGATCTGGAAGAGAAACAGCGGCAGCTGGACCATGAGTTGCGGGGCTACATGAACCAGAAAG TAACTCTGAAGACAGAGGCCGATCTGCAGTCTGAGGACCAGATCCTAAGGAAGCTGTTGGAGGTGGTGAACCAGCGGGATGCTCTGATCCAATTCCAGGAGGAACGAAGGCTCAGAGAGATGCCTGTatag
- the Smpd2 gene encoding sphingomyelin phosphodiesterase 2, whose amino-acid sequence MKLNFSLRLRVFNLNCWDIPYLSKHRADRMKRLGDFLNLESFDLALLEEVWSEQDFQYLRQRLSLTYPDAHYFRSGMMGSGLCVFSKHPIQDIFQHVYNLNGYPYMFYHGDWFCGKAVGLLVLHLSGLVINAYVTHLHAEYSRQKDIYFAHRVAQSWELAQFIHHTSKNADVVLLCGDLNMHPKDLGCCLLKEWTGLRDAFVETEDFKGSDDGCTMVPKNCYVSQQDLGPFPSGIRIDYVLYKAVSRFHICCKTLKTTTGCDPHSGKPFSDHEALMATLYVKHSPPQEDPRPARGPPERSHLISVLREARTELGLGIAKARWWAAFSGYVIIWGLSLLVLLCVLAAGEEAREVAIILCTPSVGLVLAAGAVYLFHKQEAKGLCQAQAEILHVLTRETETQDGGSEPHLAHCLQQEGDRA is encoded by the exons ATGAAGCTCAACTTTTCTCTGCGGCTGAGAGTTTTCAATCTCAACTGCTG GGACATCCCCTACCTGAGCAAACATAGGGCCGACCGCATGAAGCGCTTGGGAGACTTTCTGAACTTGGAAAGCTTTGATCTGGCTCTCCTGGAGGAG GTGTGGAGTGAGCAGGACTTCCAGTACCTTAGGCAAAGGCTGTCGCTCACCTACCCAGATGCACACTACTTCAGAAG CGGGATGATGGGCAGTGGCCTCTGTGTGTTCTCCAAACACCCAATCCAGGACATTTTCCAGCATGTCTACAATCTGAATGGTTACCCCTACATG TTCTATCATGGAGACTGGTTCTGTGGGAAGGCTGTGGGGCTGCTGGTGCTCCATCTAAGTGGACTGGTGATCAATGCCTACGTGACTCAC CTACATGCCGAGTACAGCCGACAGAAGGACATCTACTTTGCACACCGTGTGGCCCAATCTTGGGAACTGGCCCAGTTCATCCA ccacacatccaagaatgCAGATGTGGTTCTCTTGTGTGGGGACCTCAACATGCACCCCAAAGACCTGGGCTGCTGCCTGCTGAAAGAGTGGACAGGGCTCCGTGATGCCTTCGTTGAGACTGAGGACTTTAAG GGCTCTGATGATGGCTGTACCATGGTACCCAAGAACTGCTACGTCAGCCAGCAGGACCTGGGACCGTTTCCGTCTGGCATCCGTATTGACTACGTGCTTTACAAG GCAGTCTCTAGGTTCCACATCTGCTGTAAGACTCTGAAAACCACGACAGGCTGTGACCCCCACAGTGGCAAGCCCTTCTCTGATCACGAGGCTCTCATGGCTACTTTGTATGTGAAGCACAGCCCCCCTCAGGAAGACCCCCGTCCTGCCCGTG GCCCACCGGAAAGGTCCCATTTGATCAGTGTGCTAAGGGAGGCAAGGACAGAGCTGGGGCTAGGCATAGCTAAAGCTCGCTGGTGGGCTGCATTCTCTGGCTATGTGATCATTTGGGGGCTGTCCCTCCTGGTGTTGCTGTGTGTCCTGGCTGCAGGAGAAGAGGCCAGGGAAGTGGCCATCATCCTCTGCACACCCAGTGTGGGTCTGGTGTTGGCGGCAGGTGCAGTCTACCTCTTCCACAAGCAGGAGGCCAAGGGCTTATGTCAGGCCCAGGCTGAGATACTGCACGTTCTGACAAGGGAAACGGAGACCCAGGACGGAGGCTCAGAGCCTCACCTAGCCCACTGCTTGCAGCAGGAGGGGGACAGAGCTTAA
- the Mical1 gene encoding F-actin-monooxygenase MICAL1 isoform X2, with amino-acid sequence MLSVSGSGWRAQLQPNPPAQLASYEFDVLISAAGGKFVPEGFTIREMRGKLAIGITANFVNGRTVEETQVPEISGVARIYNQKFFQSLLKATGIDLENIVYYKDDTHYFVMTAKKQCLLRLGVLRQDLSETDQLLGKANVVPEALQRFARAAADFATHGQLGKLEFAQDARGRPDVAAFDFTSMMRAESSARVQEKHGARLLLGLVGDCLVEPFWPLGTGVARGFLAAFDAAWMVKRWAEGAGPLEVLAERESLYQLLSQTSPENMHRNVAQYGLDPATRYPNLNLRAVTPNQVQDLYDVVDKEHTQRKSDEPDARRTATGSAGTEELLHWCQEQTAGFPGVHVTDFSSSWADGLALCALVHHLQPGLLEPSELQGMGALEATAWALRVAEHELGITPVLSAQAVMAGSDPLGLIAYLSHFHSAFKNTSHSSGLASQPPGTPSAILFLGKLQRSLQRTRTKVDEETPSTEEPPDSEPSVPPNIPVPSELQEAGAEELCELCGKHLYILERFCVDGHFFHRVCFCCHTCEATLWPGGYGQHPGDGHFYCLQHLPQEDQKEADNNGSLESQELPPPGDMQPDPSSPVPPETRVSPVPSPSQPARRLIRLSSLERLRLSSLNIIPDSGAEPPPKPPRSCLDLARESLQSSFVGWGVPGPAPEVPEAIEKGEEEEEEEEEEEEGEPLPPLEPNLEQTLMTLAKNPGAMTKYPTWHRTLMRRAKEEEMKRFCKAQAIQRRLNEIEAAMRELEAEGTKLELALRRESRSPEQQKKLWLEQLLQLIQKKNSLVTEEAELMITVQELDLEEKQRQLDHELRGYMNQKVTLKTEADLQSEDQILRKLLEVVNQRDALIQFQEERRLREMPV; translated from the exons ATGCTCTCTGTCTCAGGGAGTGGCTGGCGTGCTCAGCTCCAGCCCAACCCCCCAGCCCAACTGGCCAGCTATGAGTTTGATGTCCTCATCTCGGCTGCAGGAGGCAAATTTGTCCCTGAAG GCTTCACCATACGAGAGATGCGTGGCAAACTGGCCATTGGCATCACAGCCAACTTTGTGAACGGGCGCACGGTGGAGGAGACACAGGTGCCGGAGATCAGTGGTGTAGCTCGGATCTACAACCAAAAATTCTTCCAGAGCCTGCTCAAAGCCACAG GTATTGATCTGGAGAACATTGTGTACTACAAGGATGATACCCACTACTTTGTCATGACAGCCAAGAAGCAGTGCCTACTGAGGCTGGGGGTGCTGCGCCAG GACTTGTCAGAAACTGATCAGCTGCTGGGCAAAGCCAATGTGGTACCGGAGGCTCTGCAGCGCTTTGCCAGAGCAGCTGCTGACTTCGCCACACACGGCCAACTTGGGAAACTAGAGTTTGCTCAGGATGCTCGCGGGCGGCCTGATGTGGCGGCCTTTGACTTCACAAGCATGATGCGGGCAGAGAGTTCCGCTCGTGTCCAAGAAAAGCACGGTGCCCGCCTACTGCTGGGGCTGGTGGGGGACTGCCTAGTGGAG cccttctggcctctgggcactGGAGTGGCCCGAGGCTTCTTGGCAGCCTTCGATGCAGCCTGGATGGTGAAGCGGTGGGCAGAGGGCGCTGGGCCGCTAGAGGTGTTGGCTGAACG TGAGAGCTTGTACCAGCTTCTGTCACAAACATCCCCTGAGAATATGCATCGAAATGTAGCCCAGTATGGGTTGGACCCTGCCACCCGATACCCCAACCTGAACCTCCGGGCTGTAACCCCCAATCAG GTACAGGACCTCTATGATGTGGTGGACAAGGAGCATACTCAGAGGAAGAGTGACGAGCCGGATGCCAGGAGGACAGCCACAG GGTCCGCAGGCACGGAGGAGCTTCTGCACTGGTGCCAGGAGCAGACAGCTGGCTTTCCTGGAGTCCATGTCACTGACTTTTCTTCCTCGTGGGCTGATGGGCTAGCTCTGTGTGCCCTGGTACACCACCTACAGCCTGGCCTGCT GGAACCCTCGGAGCTGCAGGGCATGGGAGCTCTAGAAGCCACTGCTTGGGCACTGAGGGTAGCAGAACATGAGCTGGGCATCACACCAGTGTTGTCTGCACAGGCAGTCATGGCTGGCAGTGACCCACTGGGTCTCATTGCCTACCTCAGCCACTTCCACAGTGCCTTCAAGAACACCAGCCATAGCTCAG GCCTTGCCAGCCAGCCCCCTGGGACCCCCAGTGCTATACTTTTCCTTGGCAAACTCCAGAGGAGCCTACAACGGACCCGGACCAAG GTAGACGAGGAGACTCCGAGCACTGAGGAGCCGCCTGACTCTGAACCCAGTGTGCCTCCAAACATTCCAGTGCCCTCTGAACTCCAGGAG GCTGGGGCAGAGGAGCTGTGTGAACTCTGTGGAAAACACCTCTACATCCTAGAACGCTTCTGTGTGGATGGCCATTTCTTCCACCGGGTCTGCTTCTGCTGCCATACCTGTGAGGCCACATTGTGGCCAGGTGGCTATGGGCAACATCCAGGAGATG GACATTTCTACTGTCTCCAACACCTACCCCAGGAGGACCAAAAGGAGGCTGACAACAATGGAAGTCTGGAGAGCCAG GAGCTCCCTCCGCCAGGAGACATGCAGCCAGACCCCTCCTCTCCTGTACCTCCTGAGACGAGGGTCAGCCCTGTACCCAGCCCCAGCCAGCCTGCACGCCGGCTGATCCGACTTTCCAGTTTAGAACGCCTGCGGCTGTCCTCCCTGAATATCATCCCTGACTCAGGAGCGGAGCCTCCTCCCAAACCCCCACGGAGCTGCTTAGACCTGGCCCGAGAATCCCTGCAGAGCAGCTTTGTGGGCTGGGGTGTGCCAGGCCCCGCACCGGAAG TTCCTGAGGCCatagagaagggggaggaagaggaggaggaggaagaggaagaggaggagggggagccaCTGCCACCTTTGGAGCCCAACTTGGAGCAG ACCCTGATGACCTTGGCCAAGAATCCAGGTGCCATGACTAAGTACCCAACGTGGCATCGAACCCTCATGCGCCGTGCCaaagaggaagagatgaagaggTTTTGCAAGGCCCAG GCCATCCAGCGAAGACTGAACGAGATTGAGGCCGCTATGCGGGAGCTGGAGGCCGAAGGCACGAAGCTGGAGCTGGCCTTGAGGAGAGAGAGTC GCTCTCCAGAACAGCAGAAGAAACTCTGGCTGGAGCAGCTGCTACAGCTCATTCAGAAGAAGAACAGCCTAGTGACCGAAGAGGCCGAGCTCATGATCAC GGTGCAGGAGTTGGATCTGGAAGAGAAACAGCGGCAGCTGGACCATGAGTTGCGGGGCTACATGAACCAGAAAG TAACTCTGAAGACAGAGGCCGATCTGCAGTCTGAGGACCAGATCCTAAGGAAGCTGTTGGAGGTGGTGAACCAGCGGGATGCTCTGATCCAATTCCAGGAGGAACGAAGGCTCAGAGAGATGCCTGTatag